Proteins encoded within one genomic window of Couchioplanes caeruleus:
- a CDS encoding GNAT family N-acetyltransferase yields the protein MWGSMPGWPAVLADGPVVLRPYRRGDAQAWSEVRVANEAWLSPWESAPPGPWADMNSPRAYLYVYRDMKRAARRGDSMPFAVCLRQDGGEERLVGHINLGSIVRRAFGSAYVGYWVDSRVAGRGVIPTALALAVDHAFGAGGLHRVEINIRPENVPSRRVVEKLGFREEAYHPRYMHIDGAWRDHLGYAMTSEEVANEGGLLARWRRLRTTAK from the coding sequence GCCTGCCGTCCTGGCGGACGGACCCGTGGTGCTCCGGCCCTACCGCCGCGGCGACGCGCAGGCCTGGTCCGAGGTCCGCGTCGCCAACGAGGCGTGGCTCAGCCCGTGGGAGTCGGCGCCACCCGGACCGTGGGCGGACATGAATTCGCCGCGCGCGTACCTCTACGTCTACCGGGACATGAAGCGGGCGGCGCGGCGCGGCGACAGCATGCCGTTCGCCGTCTGCCTCCGGCAGGACGGCGGCGAGGAGCGGCTGGTCGGCCACATCAACCTGGGCAGCATCGTGCGGCGGGCGTTCGGTTCCGCGTACGTCGGCTACTGGGTCGATTCCCGGGTCGCGGGTCGCGGGGTGATACCGACGGCCCTGGCGCTCGCCGTGGACCACGCGTTCGGGGCGGGCGGGCTGCACCGCGTGGAGATCAACATCCGGCCCGAGAATGTACCCAGCCGGCGGGTCGTGGAGAAGCTCGGGTTCCGCGAGGAGGCGTACCACCCGCGCTACATGCACATCGACGGCGCCTGGCGCGATCACCTCGGGTATGCGATGACCAGCGAAGAGGTCGCAAATGAGGGCGGGCTGCTCGCACGGTGGCGCAGGTTACGTACCACAGCAAAATGA
- a CDS encoding response regulator transcription factor — MNENLVLVAEDDPDLRDMLALALERAGYTTVGAKDGSTAARIIKVARPVGIVTDVRMPALNGMELCQLIRSNPEVRNAAVLMVSANCHVHDINAGLGSGADGYLPKPLSPRRLVVELQQLIERRKPTAA; from the coding sequence ATGAACGAGAACTTGGTCCTCGTCGCCGAGGACGACCCGGACCTGCGCGACATGCTCGCCCTCGCCCTCGAGCGGGCGGGCTACACCACGGTGGGCGCCAAGGACGGCAGCACCGCCGCCCGGATCATCAAGGTCGCCCGCCCGGTCGGCATCGTGACGGACGTACGGATGCCGGCCCTCAACGGCATGGAGCTGTGCCAGTTGATCCGCAGCAACCCGGAGGTCCGCAACGCGGCCGTGCTGATGGTCTCGGCGAACTGCCACGTCCACGACATCAACGCCGGCCTCGGCTCGGGCGCGGACGGCTACCTGCCGAAGCCGCTGTCGCCGCGGCGCCTGGTGGTCGAGCTCCAGCAGCTCATCGAACGCCGCAAGCCGACCGCCGCCTGA
- a CDS encoding VOC family protein, whose protein sequence is MLGRNSSHFWGVVLETPEPRALAEFYAALMDWKIVKEEPDFVAVAPLGDHVEYLAFQRSPDYEQPTWPNKAHKQQMMMHLDIEVPDLESAVKSATAAGATEADHQTQDTVRVMLDPDGHPFCLYVDTEA, encoded by the coding sequence ATGCTGGGACGAAACTCATCGCACTTCTGGGGCGTGGTGCTCGAGACCCCCGAGCCGCGGGCGCTGGCGGAGTTCTATGCGGCCCTGATGGACTGGAAGATCGTCAAGGAGGAGCCGGACTTCGTGGCCGTGGCGCCTCTCGGCGACCACGTCGAATACCTGGCCTTTCAGCGCTCGCCCGACTACGAACAACCGACGTGGCCCAACAAGGCGCACAAACAGCAGATGATGATGCATCTCGACATCGAGGTGCCCGATCTGGAGTCCGCGGTGAAGAGCGCCACGGCGGCGGGTGCGACCGAAGCGGATCATCAGACCCAGGACACCGTACGGGTGATGCTCGATCCGGACGGTCATCCCTTCTGCCTGTACGTCGACACCGAGGCCTAG
- a CDS encoding phosphodiesterase: MTSFIAQLSDSHLTTGPLGGGPAAGLQLALARVMALDPRPDCVLVTGDLTDNGREEEYAALKEVIGDFPLPLHLTTGNHDDRDAMVKAFGGEPFYAVDYPGFTLVALDSLIPGSPAGRLGGEQLEWLDAVLATRPGVPAMIGLHHPPMPIGIPFLDGMRLLDGEALREVLSGHDNVARIMAGHVHRPVTAAFAGSVLTVGPSTWRQAGLLLNSDAPPGYVAEPTGFLLHMLEGDDCVTHTVQVSHAAALLGAY; the protein is encoded by the coding sequence ATGACCTCGTTCATCGCTCAACTCAGCGACTCTCACCTCACCACCGGGCCGTTGGGGGGCGGTCCGGCTGCCGGCCTCCAGCTCGCTCTGGCCCGCGTCATGGCGCTCGATCCGCGGCCCGACTGCGTCCTCGTCACCGGCGATCTCACCGACAACGGCCGCGAGGAGGAGTACGCCGCCCTCAAGGAGGTCATCGGCGACTTCCCCCTGCCACTGCATCTGACTACCGGCAACCACGACGACCGGGACGCCATGGTCAAGGCGTTCGGCGGCGAGCCCTTCTACGCCGTGGACTATCCGGGGTTCACGCTGGTCGCTCTGGACTCGCTGATCCCCGGTTCGCCGGCCGGGCGGCTCGGTGGGGAACAGCTCGAATGGCTCGACGCGGTGCTGGCGACGCGTCCCGGTGTGCCGGCGATGATCGGGTTGCACCATCCTCCGATGCCCATCGGCATCCCGTTCCTGGACGGTATGCGGCTGCTCGACGGGGAAGCGCTCCGGGAGGTGCTCTCCGGGCACGACAACGTTGCGCGGATCATGGCGGGGCACGTCCACCGGCCGGTCACCGCCGCCTTCGCCGGGTCGGTGCTGACCGTGGGCCCGAGCACCTGGCGCCAGGCCGGGCTGCTGCTGAACTCCGACGCGCCACCCGGGTACGTGGCCGAGCCCACCGGCTTCCTGCTGCACATGCTCGAGGGCGACGACTGCGTGACCCACACCGTCCAGGTGAGCCACGCCGCGGCTCTGCTCGGCGCATACTGA
- a CDS encoding VOC family protein: MIDHVVLGVHHLDESRHFYEHALRPLGLKVVATGPEMIGFGDDSGRPFFWLAVREPTHRVHVAFTAADRSAVDAFHAAALHAGGVDNGPPGLRPHYHENYYGAFAFDADGNNIEAVCHRPA; the protein is encoded by the coding sequence ATGATCGACCACGTCGTTCTCGGGGTGCACCACCTCGACGAGAGCCGGCACTTCTATGAGCATGCCCTGCGTCCGCTCGGTCTCAAGGTCGTGGCCACCGGGCCCGAGATGATCGGTTTCGGGGACGACAGCGGGCGGCCGTTCTTCTGGCTGGCCGTGCGGGAGCCGACGCACCGGGTCCACGTGGCGTTCACGGCGGCGGACCGGTCGGCGGTCGACGCGTTCCACGCCGCGGCGCTGCACGCGGGCGGGGTGGACAACGGCCCTCCGGGGCTGCGGCCGCACTATCACGAGAATTACTACGGTGCGTTCGCGTTCGACGCGGACGGCAACAACATCGAGGCGGTCTGCCACCGACCGGCATGA
- a CDS encoding GAF domain-containing sensor histidine kinase yields MQAPLPTNEADRLAALYELDILDSAPEKDFDDIVALASTVCGVPMALVSLIDFDRQWFKARIGTDLTETSRDLSFCAHSIMGKDLMVVPDLTKDERFADHPTVVGDGGMRFYAGAPLITTGGFALGCLCVFDSHPRRLDGEQLQALRALARQVTSQLELRRYATSLANTTARLQELERRKDDLAGLVGGKLRAPLRLMRQYLADLGDKGVHDPELADLVGRATAAHVRGLTDLLDHLSSMAEAGHGADSLHMREIDLTRLTQRAVEAVRPIAATKRIWILNHAGGPSLPIIADPVRLEQVLMQLLFAAVKYTPAGGRVRVGTEMESGPAVRLDDMDLPDGLRPDLFPHLYYGTISHPSAEPGPDQGLALAKRILDAHHATVALSDRPGDGTSLHVVFPVAEKERELELAGV; encoded by the coding sequence ATGCAAGCGCCCCTGCCCACGAACGAAGCCGACCGTCTCGCCGCCCTCTATGAACTCGACATCCTCGACTCCGCACCCGAGAAGGACTTCGACGACATCGTCGCGCTGGCCTCCACGGTATGCGGCGTACCGATGGCACTCGTCTCGCTGATCGATTTCGACCGGCAGTGGTTCAAGGCCCGGATCGGTACGGACCTGACGGAGACGTCGCGCGACCTGTCGTTCTGCGCCCACAGCATCATGGGCAAGGATCTGATGGTCGTTCCCGACCTGACCAAGGACGAACGGTTCGCCGACCATCCCACCGTCGTCGGCGACGGTGGGATGCGGTTCTACGCCGGGGCGCCGCTGATCACCACCGGCGGGTTCGCGCTCGGCTGCCTGTGCGTCTTCGACTCGCATCCACGGCGGCTCGACGGCGAGCAGTTGCAGGCCCTGCGGGCGCTGGCGCGTCAGGTCACCTCGCAGCTCGAGCTGCGGCGGTATGCCACCTCGCTGGCCAACACCACCGCCCGACTGCAGGAGCTCGAGCGCCGCAAGGACGATCTCGCCGGGCTGGTCGGCGGGAAGCTGCGCGCGCCGCTGCGGCTGATGCGGCAATATCTGGCCGACCTCGGCGACAAGGGGGTGCACGACCCGGAGCTGGCCGACCTCGTGGGCCGGGCCACCGCCGCGCACGTGCGGGGGCTGACCGACCTGCTCGACCACCTGTCCTCCATGGCGGAGGCCGGGCACGGCGCCGACAGCCTGCACATGCGCGAGATCGACCTGACCCGGCTCACCCAGCGCGCGGTCGAGGCGGTGCGGCCCATCGCCGCCACCAAGCGGATCTGGATCCTCAACCACGCCGGCGGGCCGTCGTTGCCGATCATCGCGGATCCCGTACGCCTGGAGCAGGTCCTCATGCAGTTGCTCTTCGCCGCGGTGAAGTACACGCCGGCCGGCGGGCGGGTGCGCGTCGGCACCGAGATGGAGTCGGGGCCCGCGGTGCGGCTCGACGACATGGATCTGCCGGACGGTCTGCGTCCCGACCTCTTCCCGCACCTGTACTACGGCACGATCTCTCATCCGTCCGCGGAGCCGGGGCCCGACCAGGGCCTGGCCCTGGCGAAACGCATCCTCGACGCCCACCACGCCACGGTTGCGCTCTCGGACCGCCCGGGAGACGGCACGTCCCTGCACGTGGTCTTCCCCGTCGCGGAGAAGGAGCGCGAGCTGGAGCTGGCCGGGGTCTGA
- a CDS encoding bifunctional polysaccharide deacetylase/glycosyltransferase family 2 protein, translating to MTKRRNRNRSRSRRRILPRPRIMLGVLLIGLFVGVLIVQAYVNAEFRGDHVESEVGDQAGVPAAIRGGGPVINTTGGQESSSRLPDKTIALTFDDGPDPTWTPKILDVLKENDAHGTFFVVGSEVARHPELTKRITEQGSELGLHTFTHPNLQRIASWRRDLELSQTQVAIARAANVRTNLARFPYSSKPQAIDDVNWRIIKEAGAHGYLVVVNDLDSEDWQRPGVERIVRNATPPGDTGAVVLFHDAGGDRSQTVAALRTFIPMMKARGYAFTTVTEGMNLAIAQQGRESLVPVPLLPVNPEAGGTDRWRGTALLWTVRVADGLVWAIAGLFLVVGSLTVGRTLLLLVLATRHARQRHKKTFTWGPPVTEPVSVIVPAYNEKEGIEAAVRSLAGGDYPDIEVVVVDDGSTDGTADIVERLHLSNVRVIRVPNGGKANALNTGIALARHDIVVTVDGDTIFEPDSIRMLVQPFASPAVGAVAGNVKVGNRENIVSAWQHIEYVIGFNLDRRLYEVLNCMPTVPGAIGAFRRTALVEVGGISDETLAEDTDVTIALCRAGWRVVYEERARAWTEAPATLEQLYRQRYRWSYGTMQAMWKHRGALTDTGDSGRFGRVGLPFLALFGVALPMLAPVVDILLLYGIVFWELGATVAAWLGMLALQMFTAAVAFRFDRESLRPLWRLPLQQFAYRQLMYLVLIQSAMTAMTGARLRWHKLHRAGLTGVKAVPATRTAVILPQQSVAPAVDTWPPSRDQKPPDTHPAAGRATARPPVPSQSPNPEDLVLPPEDLPSAGSLPGGGSGPGFTRGARGVSGRS from the coding sequence ATGACCAAGCGCCGCAACCGCAACCGGAGCCGCTCCCGGCGCCGGATCCTGCCGCGCCCCCGCATCATGCTCGGCGTCCTCCTGATCGGCCTCTTCGTCGGCGTCCTGATCGTGCAGGCGTACGTCAACGCCGAGTTCCGGGGTGACCACGTCGAATCCGAGGTGGGCGACCAGGCCGGCGTGCCGGCCGCGATCCGCGGCGGCGGGCCCGTCATCAACACCACCGGCGGCCAGGAGAGCTCGAGCCGGCTGCCCGACAAGACCATCGCGCTGACCTTCGACGACGGTCCCGATCCCACCTGGACGCCGAAGATCCTCGACGTGCTGAAGGAGAACGACGCGCACGGCACGTTCTTCGTGGTCGGCTCCGAGGTCGCCCGACACCCCGAGCTGACCAAGCGGATCACCGAACAGGGCAGCGAGCTGGGCCTGCACACGTTCACCCACCCGAACCTGCAGCGGATCGCGTCGTGGCGGCGTGACCTCGAGCTGTCGCAGACCCAGGTCGCCATCGCGCGCGCCGCGAACGTGCGGACCAATCTGGCGCGGTTCCCGTACTCGTCCAAGCCGCAGGCCATCGACGACGTCAACTGGCGGATCATCAAGGAGGCCGGCGCGCACGGCTACCTGGTCGTGGTCAACGACCTGGACAGCGAGGACTGGCAGCGACCGGGCGTCGAGCGGATCGTGCGCAACGCCACTCCGCCCGGCGACACGGGCGCGGTCGTGCTCTTCCACGACGCGGGCGGAGACCGGTCGCAGACCGTCGCGGCGCTCAGGACCTTCATCCCGATGATGAAGGCGCGCGGGTACGCCTTCACCACGGTCACCGAAGGGATGAACCTCGCCATCGCCCAGCAGGGGCGCGAATCGCTCGTGCCGGTGCCGCTGCTGCCGGTCAATCCGGAGGCCGGGGGCACCGACCGCTGGCGGGGCACGGCACTGCTGTGGACCGTACGCGTCGCCGACGGGCTGGTCTGGGCGATCGCCGGACTCTTCCTCGTGGTCGGTTCGCTGACGGTGGGCCGTACGCTGCTGCTTCTGGTGCTCGCTACCCGGCATGCCCGGCAGCGCCACAAGAAGACCTTCACCTGGGGCCCGCCCGTGACCGAGCCGGTGTCGGTGATCGTGCCCGCCTACAACGAGAAGGAGGGCATCGAGGCGGCGGTCCGGTCGCTGGCCGGCGGCGACTATCCGGACATCGAGGTGGTCGTGGTGGACGACGGCTCCACCGACGGCACCGCGGACATCGTGGAACGCCTCCACCTGAGCAACGTACGGGTGATCCGGGTGCCCAACGGCGGCAAGGCGAACGCGCTGAACACCGGCATCGCCCTCGCCCGGCACGACATCGTCGTCACGGTCGACGGCGACACCATCTTCGAACCGGACTCGATCCGGATGCTGGTGCAGCCGTTCGCCAGCCCGGCGGTCGGCGCGGTCGCCGGCAACGTCAAGGTCGGCAACCGGGAGAACATCGTCTCGGCCTGGCAGCACATCGAGTACGTGATCGGCTTCAACCTCGATCGCCGGCTCTACGAGGTGCTCAACTGCATGCCGACCGTGCCCGGGGCGATCGGGGCGTTCCGGCGTACGGCGCTGGTCGAGGTCGGCGGCATCAGCGACGAGACGCTCGCCGAGGACACCGACGTGACGATCGCGCTGTGCCGGGCCGGCTGGCGGGTCGTCTACGAGGAGCGCGCCCGGGCGTGGACGGAGGCGCCGGCGACGCTGGAACAGCTCTACCGGCAGCGGTACCGCTGGAGCTACGGGACCATGCAGGCGATGTGGAAGCATCGCGGGGCGCTGACCGACACCGGCGACTCGGGCCGCTTCGGCCGCGTCGGGCTGCCGTTCCTCGCGCTGTTCGGAGTGGCTCTGCCCATGCTCGCGCCGGTGGTCGACATCCTGCTCCTGTACGGCATCGTGTTCTGGGAGCTCGGCGCGACGGTCGCGGCCTGGCTGGGGATGCTGGCCTTGCAGATGTTCACCGCGGCGGTCGCGTTCCGCTTCGACCGGGAGTCGCTGCGGCCGTTGTGGCGGCTGCCGCTGCAGCAGTTCGCGTACCGGCAGCTCATGTACCTGGTGCTGATCCAGTCCGCGATGACCGCGATGACCGGGGCCCGGCTGCGCTGGCACAAGTTGCACCGCGCCGGGCTCACCGGGGTCAAGGCCGTACCCGCGACGCGGACCGCGGTGATCCTGCCGCAGCAGAGCGTCGCCCCGGCCGTGGACACCTGGCCGCCGAGCCGCGATCAGAAGCCGCCGGACACCCATCCGGCGGCCGGGCGGGCGACGGCCCGGCCGCCGGTGCCGTCGCAGAGCCCGAATCCGGAGGACCTCGTCCTGCCGCCCGAAGACCTTCCGTCGGCCGGCTCGCTCCCGGGCGGCGGTTCCGGCCCCGGCTTCACGCGCGGGGCTCGGGGGGTGTCCGGCCGGTCCTGA